DNA sequence from the Vicia villosa cultivar HV-30 ecotype Madison, WI linkage group LG3, Vvil1.0, whole genome shotgun sequence genome:
CCAACTCTTACTCCTTTCTATAGCCTTAAATTCTTCAGATTTCTTTCTTGAGTGCTTTTCTGTATTCACAAGTTCATattctactaacatggcacactggaTGAATTCACCTTCAGAGTCTATTTTAGTATCTCGTAACATGTCAAACTCTACAAATCGTCTAGGTATTTGTCTTATTCTTTGTGGTCTCTGAACTTGTTCTGAATATTCTACAGAACTTGGAACAGTGTTAGCTTCTGGGCCTCCTCCAGAAACACTACCTTCAGAAACATGATCACCTCCAAAATTTTGACCATCAAAGTTTGGACCACCTTCAGAATCTGGATCACTTCCACAATCTTTGTCAGTGTCACCTTCAGAGTcgccttcagaatctgattcaccTTTAGAATCACCTTAAGATTCTAATTCATCTTCAGAATCACCTTCCAAATTTCCTTTAGAATAACCTCCAACACTAGAGGGTCAACCACCAGattctggatcatcatcagaatcgggatcagaatcagattcaccttTAAAATCAGAATCATCTTTTGACTCTAACTTGTCTTCAGAGTCTCCTTCTGACTCTGCCTCATCTTCAAAATCTTTAGATTTTGAACCATCTTCAGAAGTTACATTTTTGTTTCGGTGTGATACAAATATATCAAAAGAGGGAGAAGAGGATGGTGATGATGTTGTTACAGAATGAAggtgaggaagaggaagaagaagaagaagaatagggGAAGgttgaggaagaggaagaagaggaagacaCATTCCacaaatagagagagagagagtgtgcgtgtgtgtgtgtgtgtgtgtgtgttaagattgtgaaaaaatttgaaatttgaattaaaGTAGACACtcaaagaagagaaaatagaaaaagaaatttaatttGGACCAAGTGACATCATCAACTCATTCCAACCTAATGATCAAAGACAAAAAAACAGCAACCATATAATTGGAATATAAGTATATGACATCATTATTCATtagttgcaaaaaaaaaaattttggacACAAAATGCCCTTATCTTGAAGAGGTGGCCAATAAAGAGGCCAAGGTagaaaaatattttccaaaatctcgaattttcttatatggtagatatttatataaaataacaaattaatatttttaatatatatatatatatatatatatatatatatatatatatatatatatatatatatatatatatataaattatttccaAATGATATAATATATAATGAAAGAAAATTATAGAATCAATTATTTCCAAATAAAGAAAGAATAAGTTGtatatatttctataaataaaacaaatagaatctttatttacaaatatttatttattttactacaATGGATTTCAATTCCAAATCAAGATCAAACTCCAATATCTCAAAAGTTTTTCCAgtcaaaaaaattcttttttcaaaacaaactaaTCCAAATCTCTATGTTTACAAATTTCATACACtgaatccaattttttttaaaatttaataaatgttttactatGAAATTATATTTAATGTAATATCCTAATAAGTAAATAATtaacatatttaaataaaatatatgttcatctaataatattaaaatataaaatataaaattaaatatttaataaaatatttcaacaacaactgtcatctacattcattgaaaatgatacaaatgacatgtatttttttaaaagtaaacttaatgtatcattttgtaaatatgtttaaatatttttaaaactgtCAAGTGATATCCCTCTagcttttaaaaaattttaatattaaaaatcctttgaatatcaaagaagaaaaagaacaaaaaagaataattaattatttttaacattaAAATTTTCTAAGAAAGTAAAATGTActtttactttaatatttaatGTTTATAATCAGCGGTAGTATCATATAAATGATTTCTCAATAAATGGATTAGAGGGTGTGTCTCTTGTGAGAGAATTTGAATTTGAGTTATGAGAATGGGAAAGTGTTGGTTTGCTGGTGTGTTGATTGTTTTGGGTTATGTATGCTTGTTGGGCACTACTTCTAGGGTAGAAGGGTACCCTATTGAAGATTTGGTAGAGAGGTTACCAGGGCAACCCAAGGTTAACTTTAGTCAATATGCTGGCTATGTTGATATTGATGTAAAGCATGGGAGGAGTCTCTTCTACTATTTTGTTGAGGCTGATCATCATCCTCACAAAAAGCCTCTCACTCTTTGGCTCAATGgaggtaataatcaattattattattgttatgtaTTTACTTAGAAAAGTTATTTAAACACATCTATTTCAGGTCCTGGATGTTCTTCCATTGGAGGAGGTGCTTTTACTGAATTAGGACCGTTTTATCCTAAGGGTGATGGACGTGGTTTACGTAGGAATTCAAAGTCTTGGAATAAAGGTATATATGAatgaatatgttttttttatattggGGAATAATTTGAGTGTGAATTGATTCATGATATATGTGTTTGTGTCTACTTTTTTTATAGTTTCAAATCTTCTGTTTGTGGAGTCTCCTGCTGGAGTTGGTTGGTCATACTCGAATACAACTTCTGATTATATCAAGGATGATGCCTCCACAGGTAGTATATAGTTATTATCTATgcaaaagaatttttttatatgtTATACTAACAAGAAcatagttttttaattttgtttttggcAGCAAATGATATGGTTTTATTCTTGCTGAAATGGTACGAGAAATTCCCTTCTTACAAATCAAGAAAGTTGTTTTTGACCGGAGAAAGCTATGCAGGACATTACATACCACAGTTAGCTAATGCTATTCTTGATTATAATCTTCATCACCCCACTGGTTTCAAATTCAATATAAAAGGACTCGCGGTAAGATTTCATTTTTCGTGTCACATTTAGACTAATCGTGTACATTAATGACTATCGGTTATTTAATTAAGCTAATCATACATTTTCTCTGGCTTTGTTAGATTGGAAACCCACTTTTGAAATGGAATAAAGATAGACGTACAACATATGAATTTTTCTGGTCACACGGAATGATTTCAGATGAACTTGGAGTCGCAATCATGGATGATTGCGATTTTGATGATTATTATTATGGAGATCATCAAAATTTATCCGAGTCATGCAACAATG
Encoded proteins:
- the LOC131655663 gene encoding serine carboxypeptidase-like 42 — its product is MRMGKCWFAGVLIVLGYVCLLGTTSRVEGYPIEDLVERLPGQPKVNFSQYAGYVDIDVKHGRSLFYYFVEADHHPHKKPLTLWLNGGPGCSSIGGGAFTELGPFYPKGDGRGLRRNSKSWNKVSNLLFVESPAGVGWSYSNTTSDYIKDDASTANDMVLFLLKWYEKFPSYKSRKLFLTGESYAGHYIPQLANAILDYNLHHPTGFKFNIKGLAIGNPLLKWNKDRRTTYEFFWSHGMISDELGVAIMDDCDFDDYYYGDHQNLSESCNNALTDANKIVGKYINVYDVILDVCYPAIAEQEMRLKKMLHNISLGVDVCIESETKFYLNLPEVQKALHANRTKLSYPWSDCSNLLNYSNTDPDINMLPILKRIIQNHIPIWIFSGDQDSVIPLIGSRTLVRELAHDLKFKITDPYRVWFHKGQVGGWVTEYGKLLTFATVRGAGHMVPYAQPSRALDLFKSFLHGMRLPNTTRPSISDDGAVSYIQHMELVDSY
- the LOC131658007 gene encoding uncharacterized protein LOC131658007, which encodes MCLPLLPLPQPSPILLLLLPLPHLHSVTTSSPSSSPSFDIFVSHRNKNVTSEDGSKSKDFEDEAESEGDSEDKLESKDDSDFKGESDSDPDSDDDPESDSEGDSEGDTDKDCGSDPDSEGGPNFDGQNFGGDHVSEGSVSGGGPEANTVPSSVEYSEQVQRPQRIRQIPRRFVEFDMLRDTKIDSEGEFIQCAMLVEYELVNTEKHSRKKSEEFKAIERSKSWEFTKLPKEKKVISVRMVFKIKLKLDRSIGKHKTSLVARGFFKNVF